A DNA window from Castanea sativa cultivar Marrone di Chiusa Pesio chromosome 7, ASM4071231v1 contains the following coding sequences:
- the LOC142644323 gene encoding uncharacterized protein LOC142644323, whose translation MEVHEYLSSDSICKASSNVPDQDILYTVEFLNTLRFPGLPNHKLTLKIGLPVMLLRNLNQNEGLCNGTRLIITRLATWVIEAEIITDTDIGKHVFIPRITLSPSDSKWPFVLKRRQFPISMFFAMTINKSQGQSLEHVGVYLPKLVFSHGQLYLTMSRVTSRNGLKFLIINDETEKRSETKNIVYKEVFTDL comes from the coding sequence ATGGAAGTTCATGAATATCTAAGTTCAGATTCTATATGCAAGGCTTCTTCAAATGTTCCTGACCAAGATATCCTGTATACTGTTGAATTTTTGAATACATTGAGATTTCCAGGATTGCCAAACCATAAACTAACATTAAAAATAGGTTTGCCTGTAATGTTGCTTAGAAACCTGAATCAAAACGAAGGTCTTTGTAATGGAACAAGACTGATTATAACAAGGTTGGCTACATGGGTGATAGAAGCAGAAATCATAACTGACACTGATATAGGCAAACATGTGTTCATTCCAAGGATAACATTATCTCCAAGTGATTCAAAATGGCCATTCGTTTTAAAGAGACGACAATTTCCAATTTCAATGTTCTTTGCAATGACTATAAATAAAAGTCAAGGACAATCATTGGAACATGTTGGAGTGTATTTGCCAAAACTTGTTTTTAGTCATGGCCAATTGTACCTTACAATGTCTAGAGTTACAAGCAGAAATGGACTAAAATTCCTCATCATTAATGATGAGACTGAAAAAAGGtctgaaacaaaaaatattgtgtataaAGAAGTTTTTACCGATCTTTGA